One genomic region from Gemmatimonadota bacterium encodes:
- a CDS encoding prepilin-type N-terminal cleavage/methylation domain-containing protein, giving the protein MERGFTLVSLVVALALVALVLAATLPRVARQRDRLACIAARDALIARAERTRSEATRLGSAALIVDPDSARVWWETAGHPRDTLDLRRAFGVDVVQPTGRTLHLAFDRLGIGRFASATIVLARGTEQASVVVSSYGRMAR; this is encoded by the coding sequence ATGGAACGTGGCTTCACGCTGGTCTCGCTCGTGGTGGCCCTGGCGCTCGTCGCCCTGGTGCTCGCCGCCACCCTCCCGCGGGTCGCGCGCCAGCGCGACCGCCTGGCCTGCATCGCCGCCCGGGATGCGCTGATCGCCCGCGCGGAGCGGACCCGCAGCGAGGCGACCCGCCTCGGCTCGGCCGCCCTGATCGTCGATCCCGACTCCGCCCGCGTCTGGTGGGAGACCGCCGGACATCCCCGCGACACCCTCGACCTGCGGCGCGCCTTCGGCGTCGACGTGGTCCAGCCGACGGGTCGCACCCTGCATCTCGCGTTCGATCGGCTGGGCATCGGTCGCTTCGCCTCGGCGACCATCGTGCTGGCCCGGGGCACCGAACAGGCGTCGGTGGTCGTGTCCAGCTACGGGAGGATGGCGCGATGA
- the trmFO gene encoding methylenetetrahydrofolate--tRNA-(uracil(54)-C(5))-methyltransferase (FADH(2)-oxidizing) TrmFO produces MSRAVVTVVGGGLAGCEAALQLAARGRAVRLFEMRPHVRTPAHQTEGLGELVCTNSFKSEDPANAHGQLKREMDRLGSVLLRCARTARVPAGSALAVDRTRFSEAMTGAVAAEPLIEVCREEVRTLPEGPTIIATGPLTSDALSESIRARLGEDGLAFYDAIAPIVHRESLDEGIVFSAGRFSESDDYLNCPFSRDEYEAFIDALLAGEVHTGHDWDSVPYFEGCLPIEVMAERGRDTLRFGPMKPIGLTDPRTGRRPWAVVQLRREDAAGQMLNLVGFQTRMKIGAQADVFRRIPGLADAEFLRWGSIHRNSYLNFPARLSAHGGLPDRPDLVFAGQLTGVEGYTESAASGILAGLNLDRMLAGRAPVVPPPTTMLGALYRYLHGAEPGRFQPMNSNWGLVDPLADPPRGKVERRAALAERAEVDFAAWVSREGVAPPLAAVGGHA; encoded by the coding sequence GTGAGCCGCGCCGTGGTCACGGTCGTCGGGGGTGGGCTCGCCGGCTGCGAGGCCGCGCTGCAGCTCGCCGCCCGCGGACGGGCGGTGCGGCTGTTCGAGATGCGGCCGCACGTGCGCACGCCCGCCCACCAGACCGAGGGGCTGGGTGAGTTGGTCTGCACCAACTCCTTCAAGAGCGAAGACCCCGCCAACGCGCACGGACAGCTCAAGCGAGAGATGGACCGCCTCGGCTCGGTCCTGCTGCGCTGCGCGCGCACGGCGCGGGTGCCCGCCGGATCGGCCCTGGCCGTGGACCGGACCCGCTTCTCCGAGGCCATGACCGGCGCGGTGGCTGCCGAGCCGCTCATCGAGGTGTGCCGGGAGGAGGTGCGCACCCTGCCGGAGGGACCGACCATCATCGCGACCGGCCCCCTCACGTCCGACGCCCTGTCGGAATCCATCCGCGCGCGGCTGGGGGAGGACGGGCTGGCGTTCTACGATGCCATCGCGCCCATCGTGCACCGGGAATCCCTGGACGAAGGCATCGTCTTCAGCGCCGGCCGCTTCTCGGAGTCGGACGACTACCTCAACTGCCCCTTCTCGCGGGACGAGTACGAAGCGTTCATCGATGCGCTGCTCGCGGGCGAGGTGCATACCGGCCATGACTGGGACAGCGTCCCGTACTTCGAAGGCTGCCTCCCCATCGAGGTGATGGCCGAACGCGGGCGTGACACGCTGCGCTTCGGGCCCATGAAGCCCATCGGGCTCACCGACCCGCGCACCGGGCGGCGTCCCTGGGCGGTGGTCCAGCTCCGGCGCGAGGATGCGGCCGGACAGATGCTGAACCTGGTCGGTTTCCAGACGCGCATGAAGATCGGCGCCCAGGCGGACGTCTTCCGGCGGATCCCCGGCCTGGCGGACGCCGAGTTCCTGCGTTGGGGCAGCATCCATCGCAACAGCTACCTCAACTTCCCGGCCCGCCTCTCCGCGCACGGGGGCCTCCCGGACCGGCCCGACCTGGTCTTCGCGGGTCAGCTGACGGGTGTCGAGGGGTACACGGAATCCGCCGCGAGCGGCATCCTGGCCGGCCTCAACCTGGATCGGATGCTCGCGGGCCGCGCGCCGGTGGTGCCGCCCCCCACGACGATGCTGGGCGCCCTGTACCGGTACCTCCACGGCGCCGAGCCGGGCCGCTTCCAACCGATGAATTCCAACTGGGGTCTGGTCGACCCCCTCGCCGATCCCCCGCGCGGGAAGGTGGAGCGGCGGGCGGCCCTGGCCGAGCGCGCCGAGGTCGACTTCGCCGCGTGGGTGTCCCGGGAAGGGGTGGCCCCACCCCTGGCGGCGGTGGGTGGGCACGCCTGA
- the pilM gene encoding type IV pilus assembly protein PilM produces MGFFGRKKSSLGLDIGSGFVKLVEVDSAGGQPEVARVAIRPLVQDAIVEGEVMDPGLVAETIRGLFDDLGYKSREVVTSVGGHDVIIKKIEMDRMKEADAREVIRWEAEQHVPFDIKSVELDFQILDPHGEGLQMDVLLVAAKRELVDNKVNLLMEAGVTPRVIDVDAFALHNAFEFNYPEGRTGVVALVNVGHEMTNVNILEDGVPVLTRDIPFGSRRIREDLQRERGLTADQAEAVLQGRGNIPDLERFVESSADEIAVGIERASAFLMTRQAGAGLGRIHLSGGGARIPGMAEALATRMNVATELVNPFERIPVRPDAPMDLALEEAAPMLLLPLGLALRSH; encoded by the coding sequence ATGGGCTTCTTTGGACGGAAGAAGAGTTCGCTCGGCCTCGACATCGGCAGCGGATTCGTCAAGCTCGTCGAGGTAGACTCGGCGGGAGGCCAGCCGGAAGTGGCGCGGGTCGCCATCCGCCCCCTGGTGCAGGACGCCATCGTGGAAGGTGAGGTCATGGATCCCGGCCTGGTAGCCGAGACGATCCGTGGCCTTTTCGACGATCTGGGCTACAAGTCCCGCGAGGTCGTCACGTCGGTGGGCGGCCACGACGTGATCATCAAGAAGATCGAGATGGATCGGATGAAGGAAGCCGACGCTCGAGAGGTGATCCGTTGGGAGGCCGAGCAGCACGTTCCCTTCGACATCAAGAGCGTCGAGCTCGACTTCCAGATCCTGGATCCCCACGGCGAGGGGCTGCAGATGGACGTCCTGCTCGTCGCCGCCAAGCGTGAGCTGGTCGACAACAAGGTCAACCTGCTGATGGAGGCCGGCGTCACGCCTCGCGTCATCGACGTGGACGCGTTCGCCCTCCACAACGCCTTCGAATTCAACTACCCCGAGGGACGCACCGGCGTAGTGGCCCTCGTCAACGTCGGTCACGAGATGACCAACGTGAACATCCTGGAGGACGGGGTTCCCGTCCTCACGCGTGACATCCCGTTCGGATCGCGGCGCATCCGCGAGGACCTGCAGCGCGAACGTGGCCTCACGGCCGATCAGGCGGAGGCGGTGCTGCAGGGCCGGGGGAACATCCCCGACCTGGAGCGCTTCGTGGAATCGAGCGCCGACGAGATCGCGGTCGGAATCGAGCGCGCCTCGGCGTTCTTGATGACCCGACAGGCCGGGGCCGGTCTGGGCCGCATCCACCTGAGTGGTGGCGGCGCCCGCATCCCGGGCATGGCCGAAGCGCTCGCCACCCGCATGAACGTGGCGACCGAGTTGGTCAACCCGTTCGAGCGCATTCCGGTGCGCCCGGACGCGCCGATGGACCTCGCGCTGGAGGAGGCTGCGCCGATGCTGCTGCTTCCGCTCGGCCTCGCGCTCCGATCCCACTAA
- the aroC gene encoding chorismate synthase — protein MSIFHFRTAGESHGPGLVALIEGVPAGLRLEADRDIDPELSRRQMGYGRGRRMRIEQDRVQVLSGIRLGETLGSPIALLVWNRDHENWSTAMGAAPPPADVNPKALKPVHLPRPGHADMAGVLKYDRREARDILERASARETAARVAAGAVAKRLLSDLGVTVGSHVLSIGGVEARIPELLPPDLNGAADASPVRVLDPDAEARIIAAIDRAKEDGDTLGGIFEVVVQGLPVGLGSHVAWDRRLDGRLAAALMSIQAIKGVEIGPGFENARRPGSGVHDAMDNAPGNRLSGGVSRATNRAGGLEGGMTNGEPLVVRAAMKPIATLRTRLPSVDLRDGSVRDAAVERSDVCAVPAAAVIGEAMVALVLADAVLEKFGGDSMTELVRNHRTYVEALAERIRDRGGPALHAEAG, from the coding sequence ATGAGCATTTTCCACTTCCGCACCGCGGGCGAGTCCCACGGGCCCGGCCTCGTCGCCCTGATCGAGGGGGTCCCGGCGGGTCTGCGCCTGGAGGCGGACCGCGATATCGATCCCGAGCTGTCCCGCCGGCAGATGGGCTACGGTCGGGGTCGTCGCATGCGGATCGAACAGGACCGGGTCCAGGTGCTGTCCGGCATCCGGCTGGGCGAGACGTTGGGCTCACCCATCGCGCTCCTGGTCTGGAATCGCGACCACGAGAACTGGTCGACGGCGATGGGGGCGGCTCCTCCACCGGCGGACGTGAACCCCAAGGCCCTCAAGCCGGTGCACCTGCCGCGTCCCGGCCACGCCGACATGGCGGGGGTGCTCAAGTACGACCGCCGCGAGGCCCGGGACATCCTCGAGCGCGCCAGCGCCCGGGAGACCGCCGCGCGCGTGGCCGCGGGCGCCGTGGCCAAGCGGTTGCTGTCCGACCTGGGCGTCACGGTCGGAAGCCATGTCCTGTCCATCGGCGGGGTGGAGGCCCGGATCCCGGAGCTCCTGCCGCCCGACCTGAACGGCGCCGCGGATGCGTCGCCGGTCCGGGTGCTCGACCCCGACGCCGAGGCGCGGATCATCGCCGCGATCGACCGGGCGAAGGAGGACGGGGACACCCTGGGCGGGATCTTCGAGGTGGTCGTGCAGGGGCTCCCCGTCGGTCTGGGGAGCCACGTGGCCTGGGACCGGCGCCTGGACGGCCGGCTGGCGGCCGCGTTGATGTCCATCCAGGCCATCAAGGGCGTGGAGATCGGGCCGGGCTTCGAGAACGCACGCCGGCCCGGGTCCGGGGTCCATGATGCCATGGACAACGCCCCCGGGAACCGCTTGAGTGGAGGGGTATCACGCGCCACCAACCGGGCGGGGGGGTTGGAGGGGGGCATGACCAACGGGGAGCCGCTGGTGGTGCGGGCGGCCATGAAGCCGATCGCTACCTTACGGACCCGGCTACCGAGCGTGGACCTGCGGGACGGCTCGGTGCGCGATGCGGCGGTGGAGCGGAGTGACGTCTGCGCCGTGCCGGCGGCCGCCGTGATCGGGGAGGCCATGGTGGCCCTCGTCCTCGCGGACGCCGTGCTGGAGAAGTTCGGCGGGGACTCCATGACCGAGTTGGTCCGCAACCACAGGACCTATGTGGAGGCCCTGGCCGAGCGGATCCGCGACCGCGGCGGGCCGGCGCTGCACGCGGAAGCGGGATGA
- the pilO gene encoding type 4a pilus biogenesis protein PilO, which yields MKLIPTEPKKRNALFIGVLALLGLYAFQSYWYAPRKESIQEMEARLEQLTDQNRRAQIIATRGGQELEERLALYERHLLRLEQLIPRSEEVPALLNSMSIEARQNDVELALMRPDPESETTEHYTRTVYQIGVTGNYHNVGRFLAAIASLPRILTPIDLDITAANPQQRAGGDADADAEIAVQFKIQTYTIPPEGALPAPGTGEGIAAGGGA from the coding sequence ATGAAGCTCATCCCGACCGAACCGAAGAAGAGGAACGCGCTCTTCATCGGAGTGCTCGCCCTCCTGGGCCTGTACGCCTTCCAGAGCTACTGGTATGCCCCCCGCAAGGAGAGCATCCAGGAGATGGAGGCGCGGCTCGAACAGCTCACCGACCAGAACCGCCGCGCCCAGATCATCGCGACGCGGGGAGGACAGGAGCTGGAGGAGCGGTTGGCGCTCTATGAGCGCCACCTGCTGCGGCTCGAGCAGTTGATCCCCAGGAGCGAGGAGGTCCCCGCGCTCCTGAACTCGATGTCCATCGAGGCCCGTCAGAACGACGTCGAGCTGGCGTTGATGCGCCCCGACCCCGAATCCGAGACGACCGAGCACTATACCCGCACGGTCTACCAGATCGGCGTCACCGGCAACTATCACAACGTGGGCCGGTTCCTGGCCGCGATCGCATCGCTGCCCCGCATCCTCACGCCCATCGACCTCGACATCACCGCGGCCAACCCCCAGCAGCGCGCGGGCGGAGACGCCGACGCCGATGCAGAGATCGCGGTCCAGTTCAAGATCCAGACGTACACCATTCCGCCGGAGGGCGCCCTGCCGGCGCCCGGCACCGGCGAGGGCATCGCCGCCGGAGGTGGAGCATGA
- a CDS encoding shikimate kinase, which produces MRPAPRRVVLIGSMGSGKSTVGPVLADLLGWAFADADAELEREAGQSVADVFAAEGEAGFRRREAATMRRLLERDGLVVASGGGWAAQAEAWEALDADTRTVWLRVGPSVAHRRVREDAGRARPLVSGPDPFGTVERLIQARAPWYGRADLVLETDDAGPREIAERIARTMKETP; this is translated from the coding sequence ATGAGACCGGCTCCGCGCCGGGTGGTCTTGATCGGATCGATGGGCAGCGGCAAGAGTACGGTGGGGCCCGTCCTGGCGGACCTGCTGGGATGGGCGTTCGCGGATGCGGATGCGGAGCTGGAGCGGGAGGCCGGACAGAGCGTCGCGGACGTCTTCGCCGCCGAAGGCGAAGCCGGCTTCCGCAGGCGCGAAGCGGCCACGATGCGGCGGCTGCTGGAACGCGACGGCCTGGTCGTCGCATCCGGCGGCGGCTGGGCAGCCCAGGCCGAGGCCTGGGAGGCCCTGGATGCGGATACGCGCACGGTCTGGCTGCGGGTGGGCCCTTCCGTCGCCCACCGCCGCGTGCGGGAGGACGCAGGACGCGCCCGCCCGTTGGTGTCGGGTCCCGACCCGTTCGGGACCGTCGAGAGGCTGATCCAGGCCCGCGCGCCGTGGTACGGGCGTGCGGACCTGGTCCTGGAAACGGACGATGCCGGGCCGCGTGAGATCGCGGAGCGGATCGCGAGAACCATGAAGGAGACGCCGTGA
- a CDS encoding PilN domain-containing protein — protein MIEVNLLPGGRKRQAGGKGIKLGLPRRKGDKASAAASGRSFDPWIMGSAAAVALSLGLMGWMFMGAGSRTTELTLEIEEAARDSARYADLIQQTEGLRARRDTISQKVGIIQDIDGNRYVWPHVMDEVARALPDYTWLTSIVQIEGGSAPTFRVDGRAGNNFALTRFMDNLEASPFIRNVRLITTERQAVNLGGNAGQREVHQFTLQASFDQPPPELIETVPLFSANLGGTLVP, from the coding sequence GTGATCGAAGTCAATCTCCTCCCCGGCGGCAGGAAGCGTCAGGCCGGTGGCAAGGGAATCAAGCTCGGGCTGCCTCGCCGCAAGGGCGACAAGGCCAGCGCAGCCGCCTCCGGCCGCTCCTTCGATCCGTGGATCATGGGGTCCGCGGCCGCCGTCGCGCTCTCGCTCGGCTTGATGGGCTGGATGTTCATGGGAGCCGGGAGCCGCACGACCGAGCTCACGCTCGAGATCGAGGAGGCAGCGCGGGATTCGGCCCGGTACGCGGACCTCATCCAGCAGACGGAGGGGCTTCGCGCGCGCCGCGACACGATCAGCCAGAAGGTGGGCATCATCCAGGACATCGACGGCAACCGCTACGTGTGGCCGCACGTCATGGACGAGGTGGCCCGCGCGCTGCCCGACTACACCTGGCTCACCAGCATCGTGCAGATCGAAGGCGGTTCGGCGCCGACGTTCCGCGTCGACGGGCGCGCGGGCAACAACTTCGCGCTCACGCGTTTCATGGACAATCTGGAGGCGTCGCCGTTCATCCGGAACGTGCGCCTGATCACCACCGAGCGTCAGGCCGTGAACCTGGGAGGCAACGCCGGTCAGCGTGAAGTCCACCAGTTCACGCTGCAGGCTTCCTTCGACCAGCCGCCGCCGGAGCTGATCGAGACCGTGCCGCTGTTCTCGGCGAACCTGGGCGGAACCCTGGTGCCCTAG
- a CDS encoding AMIN domain-containing protein, with amino-acid sequence MTAILTAVLAVAVFGGDPVKRLDVLPNAERTEIMIGIEGEVQVRDFTLEAPQRLVVDLLGAVHALPRANYLDINRGGVRAVRTSQYSADVVRVVVELDHAVRYEVESGGGFVRLSLEGPGGGFEPWSTAEGLPSTAPTPAADAPTADAVDALLASPAVQQMEATRSSALPQEARRITVSFSETPIRDVLFTFAEFAGRSIVAGTNVQTSVSADIRDQPWDVALQTILEAQGLAAREMETGIIRVDNIENLSQRETIEALVTRPFRVNYAAAEELSQSISGLLSERGRVTVGSGTNTVIVTDVPRVLDAVEDLIGQLDVRTPMVNISAKIIFVNRTDLDEFGITYDLKDSRGNQLNVLTPGAIDADGDGQLELPDEQVERGTDVISLGGSSVAALGNARNRLPSPALSVLTSLLVGRYTLINFIDALESLDLSEVQAAPTLTVMDNKAARVLVGERTPLRVVDLGSQGGGGGGGGGAGGNIPQATVQLQETGIKLDVTPHVTAGNNILLDLRAERSAAELAQSDAGFIFRTQEAESRVLVEDGETVVIAGLTISERTESRSGIPLLMSLPVVGRLFRVTREQEIQRDLIILVTPQIVRNDG; translated from the coding sequence ATGACCGCTATCCTGACGGCGGTTCTTGCCGTCGCGGTGTTCGGCGGAGATCCGGTCAAGAGGCTCGACGTCCTGCCCAATGCGGAGCGGACCGAGATCATGATCGGCATCGAGGGCGAGGTACAGGTTCGCGATTTCACCCTCGAGGCGCCGCAACGCCTGGTGGTCGACCTGCTCGGGGCCGTGCACGCCCTGCCGCGCGCCAACTACCTGGACATCAACCGCGGTGGAGTCCGGGCGGTCCGGACCAGCCAATATTCGGCGGACGTCGTCCGGGTGGTGGTCGAGCTCGACCACGCGGTGCGCTACGAGGTCGAGTCGGGGGGTGGCTTCGTCCGCCTCTCCCTGGAGGGCCCGGGAGGCGGGTTCGAGCCCTGGTCCACCGCCGAGGGACTGCCGAGCACAGCTCCGACGCCGGCCGCCGACGCTCCGACGGCCGACGCCGTGGATGCGCTGTTGGCCTCGCCGGCCGTGCAGCAGATGGAAGCCACACGCTCCAGCGCGCTTCCCCAGGAGGCGCGCCGCATCACGGTCTCCTTCTCCGAGACCCCGATCCGGGACGTGCTCTTCACCTTCGCAGAGTTCGCGGGACGCTCGATCGTCGCCGGAACGAACGTCCAGACGAGCGTCTCGGCGGACATCCGGGACCAGCCCTGGGACGTGGCCCTGCAGACGATCCTGGAAGCCCAGGGACTGGCGGCGCGCGAGATGGAGACCGGGATCATCCGGGTCGACAACATCGAGAACCTCAGCCAGCGCGAGACCATCGAGGCGCTGGTCACGCGGCCGTTCCGCGTCAACTACGCGGCGGCCGAGGAGCTGTCCCAGTCCATCTCCGGCCTCCTCAGCGAGCGTGGCCGCGTGACGGTCGGCAGCGGGACCAACACGGTGATCGTCACCGACGTCCCGCGGGTGCTGGATGCGGTGGAGGACCTGATCGGCCAGCTGGATGTGCGCACGCCGATGGTCAACATCTCTGCCAAGATCATCTTCGTGAACCGGACCGACCTGGACGAATTCGGCATCACGTACGACCTGAAGGACTCGCGCGGCAACCAGCTGAACGTTCTGACGCCCGGTGCCATCGACGCGGACGGCGACGGGCAGCTCGAGCTGCCCGACGAGCAGGTGGAGCGCGGGACCGACGTGATCAGCCTGGGCGGGAGCTCCGTGGCCGCGCTCGGGAACGCCCGCAACCGGTTGCCGAGCCCGGCGCTGAGCGTGCTGACGTCCCTGCTGGTGGGCCGCTATACGCTGATCAACTTCATCGACGCGCTCGAGTCGCTCGACCTGAGTGAGGTGCAGGCCGCTCCGACCCTGACGGTGATGGACAACAAGGCCGCCCGGGTGCTCGTCGGTGAGCGGACGCCGCTGCGCGTCGTCGACCTGGGTTCGCAGGGTGGCGGTGGCGGGGGCGGTGGCGGTGCCGGCGGGAACATCCCGCAGGCCACCGTCCAGCTCCAGGAAACGGGCATCAAGCTGGACGTCACGCCCCACGTCACGGCAGGCAACAACATCCTGCTCGACCTGCGGGCCGAGCGCTCCGCGGCCGAGCTGGCCCAGTCGGACGCCGGCTTCATCTTCCGCACGCAGGAGGCGGAGTCGCGGGTGCTCGTCGAGGACGGCGAGACGGTCGTCATCGCCGGTCTGACCATCTCGGAGCGCACGGAGTCCCGTTCGGGAATCCCGCTCCTCATGAGCCTGCCCGTCGTCGGGCGCCTCTTCCGCGTGACGCGGGAGCAGGAGATCCAGCGTGACCTGATCATCCTGGTCACGCCCCAGATCGTTCGCAACGACGGGTAA
- the topA gene encoding type I DNA topoisomerase: MKLVIVESPAKAKTIEKFLGRDYKVAASYGHIRDLPSSASEIPSRYRKKSWARLAVDTEGDFQPIYVVPKESQARLKDLKKLVQKADELLLATDEDREGESISWHLLEVLEPEVPVRRITFNEITRPAIQRALERPRDVDARLVQAQEARRILDRLFGYELSPVLWKKVRTKLSAGRVQSAALRLVVEREEERQAFKSTAYWDVVARFLGGDTPFTARLTAIGDRRLATSRDFDSITGDLADGADVLVLDQAGAEAAAEASRQALPWTVTRVERKETRQRPQAPFTTSTLQQAAGSRLRMSAKQTMRVAQALYEGIDLGEGEREGLITYMRTDSVHLSDEAIQAAGTLIRKRFGDAYHDGPRYYQTKAKAAQEAHEAIRPTVLSRTPDSVARFLTKEQLALYDLVWRRAVASQMADARIDRTTVDLEARPAAGSDAAAVHHFRANGSVLRFPGFLAVLETEREDQLLPELAEGATVGDEASGIPLDALEPEGHETRPPPRYTEATLVRRLEEEGIGRPSTYTPTLSTIQDRQYVVKKGSQLVPTYVGMAVIRLLRQHFGPYVDLAFTARMEDTLDEIASGDVDSVDFLSAFYRGDDGDPGLVRSIEEELPRIEYPQIPVGHDPESGDPLFVRIGKSSIFVQRGDSDERATVPLEVLIDELTPEKATEILAQRSRADDPIGTDDRTGLPIYLKIGPYGPYLQLGEDDDNGKPKRASLPRGMGPETVTLEFARKLLSLPRSLGTDPDTGHEVLAGLGRYGPYVNRERVYRNLPSLDRVFEIGLAEAVELINTKPKRGKTVLKALGAHPESGKEVEVLEGRYGPYVSDGKLNASIAKDRDPQDVTMDEAVQLLEDASKRKKAPARRKRSRT; encoded by the coding sequence GTGAAGCTGGTCATCGTGGAGTCGCCCGCGAAGGCGAAGACCATCGAGAAGTTCCTCGGTCGCGACTACAAGGTCGCGGCGAGCTATGGGCACATCCGGGATCTGCCGAGCTCGGCTTCCGAGATCCCGTCGCGCTACCGCAAGAAGTCGTGGGCGCGCCTCGCGGTGGACACCGAGGGGGACTTCCAGCCCATCTACGTGGTGCCCAAGGAGAGCCAGGCCCGCCTGAAGGACCTGAAGAAGCTGGTGCAGAAGGCGGACGAGCTGCTCCTCGCGACGGACGAAGACCGCGAGGGCGAATCCATCTCCTGGCACCTGCTGGAGGTGCTGGAGCCCGAGGTCCCGGTCCGCCGCATCACGTTCAACGAGATCACGCGCCCGGCCATCCAACGCGCCCTGGAGCGGCCGCGCGACGTGGACGCCCGCCTCGTGCAGGCCCAGGAGGCCCGCCGCATCCTCGACCGGCTGTTCGGCTACGAGCTGTCGCCCGTGCTGTGGAAGAAGGTCCGCACCAAGCTGTCCGCGGGTCGGGTGCAGAGCGCGGCGCTTCGCCTGGTGGTGGAGCGCGAGGAGGAGCGTCAGGCCTTCAAGAGCACCGCGTACTGGGACGTGGTGGCGCGCTTCCTCGGGGGGGATACGCCGTTCACGGCCCGGTTGACCGCGATCGGCGACCGGCGCCTGGCCACCTCCCGCGACTTCGACTCGATCACGGGCGACCTGGCCGACGGCGCGGATGTCCTGGTGCTCGACCAGGCCGGGGCGGAGGCCGCGGCGGAGGCCTCGCGCCAGGCGCTGCCCTGGACCGTCACCCGCGTCGAGCGCAAGGAGACGCGTCAGCGGCCGCAGGCCCCCTTCACCACGTCGACGTTGCAGCAGGCGGCCGGCTCGCGCCTGCGCATGAGCGCCAAGCAGACCATGCGGGTGGCGCAGGCGCTCTACGAAGGGATCGACCTGGGGGAGGGGGAGCGCGAAGGGCTCATCACGTACATGCGGACCGACTCGGTCCACCTGAGCGACGAGGCCATCCAGGCGGCCGGCACGCTGATCCGGAAGCGGTTCGGGGACGCCTATCACGACGGGCCCCGCTACTACCAGACCAAGGCCAAGGCGGCCCAGGAGGCACACGAGGCCATCCGGCCCACCGTGCTCTCCCGCACGCCCGACTCGGTGGCGCGCTTCCTGACCAAGGAGCAGCTCGCCCTGTACGATCTGGTGTGGCGCCGCGCGGTGGCGTCCCAGATGGCCGACGCCCGGATCGACCGCACCACCGTGGACCTGGAGGCGCGTCCGGCGGCCGGGTCCGACGCGGCCGCCGTGCACCACTTCCGCGCCAACGGCTCGGTGCTACGGTTCCCCGGCTTCCTGGCCGTACTGGAGACCGAGCGCGAGGATCAGCTGCTGCCGGAGCTCGCCGAGGGGGCGACCGTCGGCGACGAGGCCTCGGGCATCCCGCTGGACGCGCTCGAGCCCGAAGGCCACGAGACCCGCCCGCCGCCCCGCTACACGGAAGCGACGCTCGTGCGTCGCCTGGAGGAGGAGGGGATCGGGCGCCCGTCCACGTACACGCCCACCCTGTCCACCATCCAGGACCGGCAGTACGTGGTGAAGAAGGGCAGTCAGCTCGTCCCGACGTACGTGGGCATGGCCGTGATCCGTCTGCTCCGGCAGCACTTCGGCCCCTACGTGGATCTGGCGTTCACGGCCCGCATGGAGGACACGCTGGACGAGATCGCGTCCGGGGACGTGGACTCCGTCGACTTCCTCTCCGCCTTCTACCGCGGGGACGACGGCGATCCCGGCCTGGTGCGCTCCATCGAAGAAGAGCTGCCGCGCATCGAATACCCGCAGATCCCGGTGGGCCACGATCCCGAGAGCGGCGATCCGCTCTTCGTCCGGATCGGCAAGAGCAGCATCTTCGTGCAACGCGGGGACAGTGACGAACGCGCCACCGTTCCGCTCGAGGTGCTGATCGACGAGCTGACACCCGAGAAGGCCACCGAGATCCTCGCACAGCGCTCCCGGGCCGACGACCCCATCGGGACCGACGACCGCACCGGCCTGCCCATCTATCTGAAGATCGGCCCCTATGGGCCCTACCTGCAGCTCGGTGAGGACGACGACAACGGCAAGCCCAAGCGCGCCAGCCTCCCCCGCGGCATGGGCCCCGAGACCGTCACGCTCGAGTTCGCGCGCAAGCTGCTGTCCCTTCCGCGCTCCCTGGGTACGGATCCCGACACCGGCCACGAGGTGCTCGCCGGCCTCGGGAGGTACGGGCCCTACGTCAACCGCGAGCGCGTCTACCGGAATCTGCCGTCGCTCGACCGCGTCTTCGAGATCGGCCTGGCGGAGGCCGTGGAGCTGATCAACACCAAGCCCAAGCGGGGCAAGACGGTGTTGAAGGCGCTCGGCGCCCACCCCGAGAGCGGGAAGGAGGTCGAGGTCCTCGAGGGTCGCTACGGCCCCTACGTCTCGGATGGCAAGCTGAACGCGTCCATCGCCAAGGACCGGGATCCGCAGGACGTCACCATGGACGAGGCGGTGCAGCTCCTGGAGGACGCCTCCAAGCGCAAGAAGGCTCCGGCGCGGCGGAAGCGGTCCCGCACGTGA